The Oncorhynchus tshawytscha isolate Ot180627B linkage group LG02, Otsh_v2.0, whole genome shotgun sequence genome contains the following window.
GTCAGCCCGGCAAACAGTATGTTATACAGGAAGACGATGTGGAAGTTTCCCAGCCAGTTAAACCGACCAAAGTCTCCCAGCAGATCAAACCGGGTGATCCCTGAATCATCAAGACCAAAGGACCAAACCATTCAATGGTTAATGTTTAGAAAAAGCATCCATTTGTTGGTATTTTATATGTATGCCAGTCTATCATACAAGATCACCCGACACCAAGTCCTCCTCTGCAGACTTACCCAAAGTCCTAGAAAATACAGGCAGAGCTGAGCTGAGCACCAATAGAGAAACACAGTTCCCAATAATctgagaaaagagaggaagaaagttgGGTTATTATGAGAATGCCCCAcggaagagagagcgagcagtgtgtgtgtgccagtgtgtgtgtgtgtgtgtgtgtgtgtacctgtgtcagTGTGGTGTCCTGTGCACGGGGGCGTAGTCTAGTGAACAGTGGGGAGCTGTAGAAACCCACTACTGAGGAGATCATGAGATACAGGATGAGGATCACCTGCACTGCAGCCCCTAACGAACCAAACATGGAGAACGAGGCAGCGCCCAGGAGAGGGTCCttcaagaggagagagaaagaaagttaaTACTATTTACATCCTGTGATAATACGATTAAAATGTCAATagtacacacattatataaactctgtTCTGTTTAATTATATAAACTCTGTTTCATAGTGTATACAGATCTACTATAGTTCTACTATGCTATACAGTGTCCCTTAAAAAGTTACAAGGCAAGAACTAGTAGCAACAACATATCTTTGTTTGAATTAAATTAGATATTTGCTGAATTATTAGTTATTGCTTGTAAAGGAAAGcatcccctcacctccatcccTCGAGGCATAGCTGTATCGTCAAACAGCAACTCCACCACATGGTAACACACAATAAGCACACACACCACCTGGGAAAGAGAACAACACTCACATCAAAATACACACAACATTTTGAATGAAGAGGCGAGATGAGTGGTGAGTCTGCCTCTCCTCACCGTTACAGCCAGCAGCAACAGCATGGCCAATGGGTATCCTAGGTTACGCTGCCATGGTGACGCTCTCTTCCGTATCTCTGTAGGCAAAAACAGAAATCCAGAGTTAGTGTCTGAGAATCCCAGTCTTTTTATCGtttggagtttttcctgaccaggtGACAAACTCCAGGCCCTAATTATAGCCAGTCTTCCTGGCCAGGCCTCGTAGCATAGGACATGTTCTTTGTTTCTAGGAAAGTCAATGACCTcttactagaggtcgactgattaattagggccgatttcaagttttcataacaatcggtaattgcCATTTTTGGActccgattatggccgattatattgtaatccacgaggagactgcgtggcaggctgaccacctgttatgcgagtgcagctgctagctagcattaaacttatcttataaaaaaacaatcaattttaacataatcactagttaactacacatggttgatgatattactagtttaactagcttgtcctgcgttgcatataatcaatgcggtgcctgaaattgtcacttctcttgcgttcagtgttAGCAgaatcagggtatatgcagcagtttgggttgcctgactcgttgcgaactgtgtgaagaccatttcttcctaacaaagaccagaattaatttgccagaattttacataattatgacataacattgtagGTTgggcaatgtaacagcaatatttagacttcgggttgccacccgttcaatAAAATatggaatggttccgtatttcactgaaagaataaacgttttgttttcaaaattatagtttccggatatgaccatattaatgacctaaggctcatatttctgtgtgttattatattataattaagtctatgatttgatagagcagtctgactgagcggtggtaggcagcagcaggctcgtaagcatttatTCAAACCGAACTTTCCTCCGTTTGCCAGCAACTTTTCGctatgcttgaagcacagcgctgtttatgacttcaagcctatcaactcctgagattaggctggcaatactacggtgcctataagaacatccaatagtcaaaggtctgtgaaatacaaatgttatagagagaaattgtcctataataactacaacctaaaacttcttaactgggaatattaaagactcatgttaaaaggaacaacAAGCTTTCATATGTTaggagcaaggaacttaaacgttagcttttttacatggctcatattgcacttttactttcttctccaacactgggtttttgcattatttaaaccaaattgaacatgtttcattatttatttgagactaaatagattttatttatgtattatactaagttaaaataaaagtgttcattgtgcattcagtattgttgtaattgtcattattacaaatatatataaaaaaaaatatttaaaaacatcCGATTAATGGGTATCTGCTtgtttggtcctccaataatcggtatcggaatTGAAAAATcttagtcggtcgacctctagttcttaCCCAGAGCAATCCGCCGGGCCTGAATGTTGAGGAACCGGTTCCTCAGAACCTCTGCATTCACATTAATCCATGACGAGGTCCCACctacagaggaaagaaagagttGTAATTTTGTGATAAGCTTCTATTCATTCCCTTTAAAGATAAATAGCATCACTTTAATTATGCATGAAAGGGACAAATTATGGCATAAAATTGGCATATGTTATATCATGGATATACAGTACGTTATGTCATGAGACTTACTAGTGAGGTTCCTGGATAGAGAGGCCTCTTCAAACTCAGCACAACTCATTGTCTCATCAAGGTCCTCCAGCAACTGATGATGGAAGACATTGACTTAGAccagcacatacagtacataccaacaccacacacatacagtacataccaacaccacacacatacaatgggGTACACCTATACACAAAGCTATATACAGCTCTGGAAAGAATTGAACTGCAAAATTAGTTTCTTTTACCAAAACGtgcttccttctgctctgacaatgttccccaactctgaggattggtttttccagcaggacaatgtaccatgccacacagccaggtcaatcaaggtgtggatgtaggaccaccagatcaagaccctgtcatgaCCAGCCCAATCTCTAGACCTGAACCCCGTTGAAAACCTCTGGAATATGATtaagactggtggagagcatgccaagacgCATGAAATCTGTGATTtaaaatcagggttattccatCAAATATTaatttctgaactcttcctaagttaaaacattagtattgtgtcgtttaaaaatgaatatgaagTTATTTTCTTAGcattattcgaggtctgacaacactgcattgtttctgttattttgaccagttgtcattttctgcaaataaatgctctaaatgacaatatttttatttggaatttgggagaaatgcTGTAAgaagtttatagaataaaacaaaacaaaataattttacccaaacacatacctataaatagtaaaaccagagaaagtgatcattttgcagtggtctcttaatCTTTTCCAGAGCTGTACAGACAGCACATAAACTAAAGGACAAAAACACACCAACATGAGTcttacacagacacactcaccctGGGTTTGACCAGTAGCCTTCCTGTGACGCTGAACATCCGTGATAGTCCTAGAGGAGTGCATACTGTGGGAGACACAGGGGATACAATCATATAATATAGAAATACACTGTCATCCTCATATTTATGAAATGCCCCCGGCCCGGCGCTGGGTAAACATGTACTGTACTTACACAACAGCAGCAGGACTCCGAACAAGGATATGCAGGAGTACAGATAAGGCAGGTAATACTCCCACAGATCTGAGAGACAAATGATTTAacacattacagatacatttaGGAATTAAACTTACATTTCACATTTGCAGTTAACAACGGCAACAGACTAAATATGAGAAGAGGTGGCAGGTAAAAGATAAAAAGCACATAAAACAGTTTTAAGGATGTGAAagtgagagaaaagggggaggggagagagagagagagagagagagagaggacgagaagaGGGGTTGTTTTACCATAAAGACTTTGTCTGGCCATGTTGTCATCAAGGATGGCTGATGCCACCCACACCATCCCCAACACGAGCAGGGTCAGGAGGAAGAGGACTACTGCTGTCTCATATAGACGGGCCATCACACCCTGTGTACAGAGGGTATACAAATGTTATACCACatgttatatacactgagtgtacaaaaacaCTAGGAACACCTAATAGAGTTGGACCCCCTTTTCCCtaaaaacagcctcaattcgtcagggcatggactctacaaggtgtcgaaagcattccacagggatcctggcccatgttgattccaatgtttccctacagttgtgttaagttggctggatgtcctttgagtggtggaccattcttcatacacacagcaaactgttgagtgtgaaaaacccagcagcgttgcagttcttgacacactcaaaccagtgcacctggcacctactgcctATCCATGTGTCAATTGACTcgaggtttaaaaatccttcttgaatctgtctcctccccttcatctacactgattgaactgGATTTAACAATATCAATAAGGGAttttagctttcacctggattcacctggtcactctgtgtcatggaaagagcacagTGTACATATACATGATGGTCTTTCATTAGCCTGGTCCAAGTCTGTTTGTGCTTCAGCCAACTCATCATGTCATCACAACACTCAGTGGATTTGGCTCGAGCACATCTGCTACCAGTCTGCTGTCACTGAAGCAGGTACCTTTTTGGATCCAGCGAAGCCCTCAGACTCAGTGAAGAAGTAGGCAAAGGGCAGGAGGAAGACCAGGGATAGGTTGGAGAAGAGGAAGACTATATTCCACAGTCCTGCattgagagatggagacagatagTGTTACAGACAGTGAGAGGTCACTCTCTACATGCTATACACTCTTAGAGCCTTTTTTTCTATCTAgaatctaaaagggttcttcggctatccccataggagaaccctttgaagaaactGTTTTTGTTCCAActagaaccctttccacatagggtcctacatggaacccaaaagggttctacctggaaccaaaaagggtcctCCTATGGGGACAGGCAAAGAACCCTTATGGAACCTATTGTTCTAAGAGTGAGGTCTCTAGTGGAGTTTCATAAACGTTTGTTTTAAAAGTTCAAGGCTCTGAGGAGCTCGTATCTGTAGTCTTATCACCACTGAGTAAAGGTAATAGCTACACCCGTAGCAACCTGTGGTGGACTGCAAAATCTCTGAACAAATTAAATGGGAAAGCAAATATGTGAAGCATATGCACTGAACCAACTACCTGCTGAGAAGATCTTTCATTAGCACATGACTTTAAACTGTCATTCATCCTTCGCACAAACAAAATGTCTGTATGCATTAGGTGTgtcagtcaggtgtgtgtgtgtgtatgttaatgtagctgcttgtgtgtgtgtttaccgtgTATAAGGGATCCGTTAAGCCACTGCATGTAGTAGCTCTGTGGGAAGGAGAGCAGGACCTCGTTGGACAAGATGGAGAGTGGTAGGAGTAGAACAGCgcccacagagacagagagagtgaacgTACAGAGCCACAGcctagagaaagacagagagaaaaattgATTTTTTTACCAAAGAAGCAGCAGTCCCATATGATACATAGAAATATCAAATATGTAGGTAGGTTCAGTATATTGGTTTTCTGACATTCTGTGGCAGAATAGATATGATTGGTGGTAATAAAGCCTCTATTGTTCAAAGTTACTCACGCAATTTTGTTGACTGTTGCATCTTCACTGTTATCTACAATTTAAAGAACACAACGCAATTGTTAGTATGGCTTACAGAAGAGGAAAAAGTGTGTGGTGTTGAGGGGATAGACAGGCCGGGCAAGAAGCTGAGAACCTGATCAAAGACAAGACCTCCTTCCCCTAAATTCCTGAAGGGCGACAAGCACACATTGCTCAATTCTCACCAGTGGTGTAGTAGAGGGTATACGCAGGTATACCTTTTTAGGCCCAGCAATGTACACAGGGCAGTAGGCCTACGCGTGactgttccaaaatgcaatttgtGTGAAAACACTGTTCCAAAATGCTCACCACACATGCAAGCAGTTTCATGGACAGAGATGTAAAGATCTGTTAGAAAGAGGGGGGCTTTAAAGATGCAACACctatcatgggttgctaataagattaggataatgcctttggctgctagacaatgaaagaactttgaaagaaaaccaatagaacaggagaagtcTTCATAAGAATAATTGCCTCCACATGTATATGGTGGGATTTTGGCCATAGGCTATTTTCAAGCAAGGTAAGACACGCCTCATAATATGAAGCAGAATGTCCAGGTTTCAAACAAATTAAGGAACAGGAAAATATAGTGATGCGAAAGACAGGCATAACTGTCTTCTAGTAGATGGAAAGCCTTTCCCAAAAACCTGCTCtattaaatgttaactagctacaaaGTAGCACATGCCTACctgtcagaatgatatcatgatgattATTTTAATCAAGCAATCTAGTGCCATTTCTTATGCAAACTCCATCTCATGTGCTACAGAAACACAGCTTATaaaacaatagtgctaggtgccTGCACACTTGAATTAAAGGTCAACTACTCTAAAAAAACTACATTTCTTAGATTTTTCCCAGTTAAAGTAAGCACTGTTAGATTTAgaacatactttttttttttttacagaaaatcAACAAAAGTGTGTGACTTTGAGAACGAATacctgattttttttttaggggggggaTCTGAAACCGGTGAATTACTGACTCAGTTGATCCGTTTCAATAGTAGGCCTACTATTAGCCTActgcacagtacagcttgggttggtctgaCTGTAAAAGACCAATATGGGATTCATCATTTCAAAGAGTATGTCACTGTTTCTCATAGAAGTTTTCACACGGTGTGTTTCCTTCAGGCCGTTTGGAAAAATGTTGGCAaaatacccacttctccaggcgcCACTATACCACTGATTCTAACAAACACCTTCAGGCTAAAACTGTTCTTGGAGTAACAATCATAAACGACAAACATGTTTGCACATGTGTGGAAGAGTGTGTGTGATCAAGCAAAACAAATTATTGTGTAGGCCTACGTAcaaagtgtgtctgtgtatgtgtatggctgtgtgtgtgtatggctgtgtgtgtgtttatgctgcAGGCTACAAACCAGGACCGGTAATAATAGATTCTTTCTGAAAGCAGGAAATTAAATTGCCCAAAAGCAAAACGCTAATCCTTATcaaagtacagtaatacattgtttGAAGATCTCTGGGCCCCATATGTGTATGGCCCTGATCCGTGACTGATCAGATCGGCCAGCTTTTTCCAACAACTGAACAAATCAGTGCACAAATTAGTATGCATGTGCAAGTGTTGGGAAAGGGGTGGGGGTGGTATTGAACAATTTGCTAACCCGACCCCTTACGATTAAGAATTTTGTCAAAAAAACGGAATTATCATATTTGGCACAGGCTTCGAAGTTGAGGCTTATTCCGTACCCAATTGTTTTGAACCAGCAAATTAAGACTGGAGACAGCCTAAGTACAGAGTCCTTTGTTGGTTAAAGTAAAACCCATGGAGCTCTCCGTTTCCcccttacttctctctctctctggcatccTACATGGTTTACACACTACACAAGAGACATTACTAGAATGGAACCATAGCCAGAAACATCTGGTTTGTGAAAACCCCCAGTCCACACACCTATATTGGCTGTCCAAGGGGTGCCGCAAACCGTATATTCCTGACTAGGTGGGcgctggttctgtgtgtgtgtgtccaagtgtGTTGTGTGGGGGTTGTTGTGCACTGTGTATGCCCTACGGAGCGTATTATTATCCCAGGGGAACATTCCTTGCGCCCCTCGCCCAGTCAAACAGGACAGAGGATCCGGGAGACCAAGGGAGGTTGCATAACAGGCTCTGGCTGTAATTTGTACCAGAGTGTATTTTGGAAAGCATCCTGTCCACCATACCAATGCTTGGTGTAAATTCCTAATGGAAACATGCACTCACAAGTGAGGTGGGGGCGGCTGCAGTGAAAAACACCCTAGCTCATGCCTGCACACATAAATTAGTTATGGCTCCTTCATAGTAAACAACTTGTTTATATAGACATACAAAATCTATACACAGCAGTGTGAGGCAAACATATTCTGATATATGCATattcagtgcctttggaaagtattcagaccccttgactttttccacattttgttacattacagccttattctaaaattgatgaaatacattttaaaatcctctgcaatctacacacaataccccataatggcaaaacaaaaacaagttagacatttttgcaaatgtattaaatataaaaaaatctcttTCAGTTTTTTACATACAGTggtgcaaaaaaagtatttagtcagccaccaattgtgcaagttctcccactttaaaagatgaggcctgtaattttcatcataggtacacttcaactatgacagacaaaatgagaaaagaaaatccagaaaatcacattgtaggattttaatgaatttatttacaaattattatttacaaacaagcaagatttctagctctcacagacctgtaacttcttctttaagaggctcctctgtcctccactcgttacccgtattaatggcacctgtttgaacttgttatcagtataaaagatgcctgtccacaacctcaaacagtcacactccaaactccactatggccaagaccaaagagctgtcaaaggacactagaaacaaaattgtagacctgcaccagactgggaagactgaatctgcaataggtaagcagcttggtttgaagaaatcaactgtgggagcaattattagaaaatgggaGACGTAcaaaaccactgataatctccctcgatctggggctccacgcaagatctcaccccgtggggtcaaaatgatcacgagaacggtgagcaaaaatcccagaaccacatggggggacctagggaatgacctgcagagagctgggaccaaagtaacaaagcataccatcagtaacacactatgccgccagggactcaaatcctgcagtgccagacgtgtccctctgcttaagccagtacatgtccaggcccgtctgaagtttgctagagagcatttggatgatccagaagaagattgggagaatgtcatatggtcagatgaaaccccAATCGAACTttagtaaaaactcaactcattgtgtttggaggacaaagaatgctgagttgcatccaaagaacaccgtacctactgtgaagcacgggggtggaaacatcatgctttggggctgtttttctgcaaagggaccaggacgactgatccgtgtaaaggaaagtatGAATggtgccatgtatcgtgagattttgagtgaaaacctccttccatcagcaagggtattgaagatgaaagatgtggctgggtctttcagcatgacaatgatcaacgaaggagtggcttcgtaagaagcatttcaaggtcctggagtggcctagccagtctccagatctcaaccccatagaaaatctttggagggagttgaaagtccgtgttgcccagcaacagccccaaaacatcactgctctagaggagatctgcatggaggaatgggcca
Protein-coding sequences here:
- the LOC112217529 gene encoding limb region 1 homolog-like protein, whose translation is MEAPEDVSVREQLFHDRVRETIICVLLFICLYIVSYLVITHYKRNAEFTIDNSEDATVNKIALWLCTFTLSVSVGAVLLLPLSILSNEVLLSFPQSYYMQWLNGSLIHGLWNIVFLFSNLSLVFLLPFAYFFTESEGFAGSKKGVMARLYETAVVLFLLTLLVLGMVWVASAILDDNMARQSLYDLWEYYLPYLYSCISLFGVLLLLLCTPLGLSRMFSVTGRLLVKPRLLEDLDETMSCAEFEEASLSRNLTSGTSSWINVNAEVLRNRFLNIQARRIALEIRKRASPWQRNLGYPLAMLLLLAVTVVCVLIVCYHVVELLFDDTAMPRGMEDPLLGAASFSMFGSLGAAVQVILILYLMISSVVGFYSSPLFTRLRPRAQDTTLTQIIGNCVSLLVLSSALPVFSRTLGITRFDLLGDFGRFNWLGNFHIVFLYNILFAGLTSACLINTLTWTVQRELIRAFGLHKLPSTVSRSTIPLRLLLANGLSKIQ